A DNA window from Rhineura floridana isolate rRhiFlo1 chromosome 11, rRhiFlo1.hap2, whole genome shotgun sequence contains the following coding sequences:
- the FBRS gene encoding probable fibrosin-1 isoform X3 → MEGTAAAPAPCWSGGGGSSSRARRQRRCSRRDRESRCARRRGGHPGDGSRRGLSSSSSSGSDSEGPSPPAPVAPGKGRPLQQQRRRRRPLRRRKRVSGSSCSREEEEEEEEEEDLIDGFAIASFVSLEALEKDATLKTPERLELRMKHSGKRKRGEGNNTEPEDEDGSSEKGRSRERAVRKRTKKRHKEPSVQSYLETGYICDTESDPEEQASVDDLEQSFTVSTSKASGPIGALNGSCEAKLSVIPKVSGLERSQERNYEADRDPLLVPFLPKEPPSQAAAAPAPAQALPPSPPAPPPARTQAQTPNAVRGTPQPKGQLPPTPQGGAVPHNLTQSQLHMKVPPFASQMQAPYAVGLDLSTGGCSRGAAHPKPILPPCSPSSSQLPHRPSTPSLALPPHAFPPTLRPPSHHHPGMFTPSPGLPPPPPLLQVAGHPAAAAAMSEQELIRQDLSSRFLTAQGGADMGAAAIRPLAFQFHQHNHQHQHTHQHTHQHFTPFPSGMVPTPSPAMYEKYPGKMDGLLRHNFYAAFPPTVSGISPVLPPAVTFGSLQGAFQPKSTNPDLPSRLGAVPPTLSQKGTQLTDPFRPTLRKPGKWCAMHVRVAYMILRHQEKMKLMQGDPHKLDFRNDLLTGLPGTGAFGSLPHSQELARPATLFTASGAVHPGSGSSFGPAGTPHGSFLSPSPHIDPFGRPPSFASLGALSNGAFGGLGNPSFNSSAVFGQKDSPGAPPFPSPHEAWNRLHRTPPSFPTAPAWPKGGTGDGAERGGTQHEKESEKPEGPVIKDEKDRETLFSRHPLRASPATPTPKNPALAHEEPPGRPHMPAEREHRYGSPASSGHASRSPYPELPLKKEVKVKEEPELTGFEGALRTGPPFHSTLHVSHPLGTLAVFERPQAGTGGSVSPYLVAAAPPSAASYAALEAWREPYHRSLELHPLQRLPRYLETPSPAATAAEDYERARLYGLAPPPHPSLMAYPRHQNGLLAKATPSAAAAAAAVGLLSAPPPLIPASNARSCSPRRAPDIRELAAAYKDRDSR, encoded by the exons ATGGAAGGAACAGCAGCAGCTCCTGCCCCATGCTGGAGTGGGGGAGGAGGCAGCAGTAGCCGAGCACGGAGGCAGCGACGGTGCTCACGGCGGGACCGTGAGAGCCGCTGTGCTCGCCGTCGGGGGGGCCATCCTGGGGATGGGTCTCGTCGCGGCCTCTCATCGTCCTCGTCTTCAGGTTCGGACAGTGAAGGCCCCTCCCCACCTGCCCCTGTGGCACCCGGCAAAGGCCGCCCCCTGCAGCAGCAGCGCCGGCGGCGGCGGCCCCTCCGGCGACGGAAGAGAGTCTCTGGATCATCCTGCAGtcgtgaggaggaggaggaggaagaggaggaggaggatctcaTTGATGGCTTTGCCATTGCCAGCTTTGTCAGTCTTGAGGCACTTGAG AAGGATGCAACCTTGAAGACTCCGGAGCGTCTGGAGCTCCGAATGAAACATTCTGGAAAGAGGAAACGGGGAGAAGGGAACAACACTGAGCCCGAGGATGAGGATGGGAGCTCAGAGAAGGGTCGCAGCCGGGAGAGAGCAGTGAGAAAGCGTACCAAGAAACGGCACAAAGAG CCTTCTGTCCAATCCTACTTGGAAACTGGATATATA TGTGATACAGAAAGTGACCCAGAGGAGCAG GCCTCCGTTGATGACCTCGAACAGTCATTCACTGTCTCAACCAGCAAAG CCTCGGGACCCATTGGTGCATTAAATGGGAGCTGTGAAGCCAAACTCTCTGTGATCCCTAAAGTCTCCGGCCTGGAGCGGAGCCAGGAGCGTAATTATGAGGCCGACCGGGACCCCCTGCTAGTGCCTTTCCTGCCCAAGGAGCCCCCTTCTCAGGCAGCCGCAGCCCCTGCGCCAGCTCAGGCCTTGCCCCCCAGTCCTCCTGCCCCACCTCCCGCCAGGACTCAGGCTCAGACGCCTAATGCTGTTCGCGGGACGCCCCAGCCCAAAGGCCAGCTGCCTCCAACGCCTCAGGGGGGAGCAGTCCCCCACAACCTCACCCAGAGCCAGCTGCACATGAAGGTACCACCCTTTGCCAGTCAGATGCAGGCACCCTACGCTGTAGGGTTGGATCTCAGCACCGGAGG GTGCAGCCGCGGCGCAGCTCACCCCAAGCCCATCCTCCCTCCatgctccccctcttcctctcagcTCCCACACCGACCCTCCACCCCCTCGCTGGCCCTGCCCCCCCACGCCTTTCCACCCACTCTTCGGCCcccttcccaccaccacccaggCATGTTCACCCCCTCGCCTGGCCTCCCCCCGCCACCCCCGCTGCTTCAAGTTGCCGGGCACCCAGCTGCAGCCGCTGCCATGTCTG AACAAGAATTAATCCGCCAAGACCTGAGTTCCCGCTTCCTCACGGCCCAAGGCGGAGCCGACATGGGGGCTGCCGCCATCCGCCCACTGGCCTTCCAGTTCCACCAACACAACCACCAGCACCAGCACACCCACCAGCACACCCACCAGCACTTCACCCCTTTCCCATCAGGCATGGTGCCCACACCCAGTCCAGCCATG taTGAGAAATATCCTGGCAAGATGGATGGACTCCTGAGGCATAAT TTTTATGCCGCCTTCCCCCCAACTGTGTCAGGGATCTCCCCGGTCCTGCCTCCCGCTGTGACTTTTGGCTCCCTGCAGGGGGCCTTCCAACCTAAG AGCACTAACCCTGACCTGCCATCCCGCCTGGGTGCTGTCCCACCCACCTTGTCCCAGAAAGGCACTCAG CTCACCGATCCCTTCAGGCCGACACTAAGA aAGCCCGGAAAGTGGTGTGCCATGCATGTCCGTGTCGCCTATATGATCCTGCGGCACCAGGAGAAGATGAAG CTGATGCAGGGTGACCCCCACAAATTGGATTTTCGGAATGACCTTCTCACTGGTCTGCCCGGGACTGGAGCCTTTGGCAGCCTGCCCCACAGCCAGGAGCTGGCACGCCCTGCCACCCTCTTCACAGCCTCTG GTGCCGTCCACCCAGGCAGCGGCTCCTCATTTGGTCCTGCCGGCACCCCTCATGGTTCCTTCCTCAGCCCCAGCCCCCACATTG ATCCTTTTGGCAGGCCCCCCAGCTTCGCCTCCCTCGGGGCACTCTCCAATGGAGCTTTTGGGGGCCTGGGCAACCCATCCTTCA ACTCGAGCGCTGTCTTTGGGCAGAAAGACAGTCCTGGAGCTCCCCCCTTCCCTAGCCCCCATGAGGCATGGAACCGCTTACACCGCACACCCCCTTCCTTTCCCACTGCCCCAGCCTGGCCCAAAGGTGGGACTGGAGATGGGGCTGAACGTGGAGGCACCCAGCATGAGAAAGAGAGTGAGAAGCCAGAAGGGCCAGTGATCAAAGATGAAAAGGACAG AGAGACCCTCTTCTCACGCCATCCACTGCGGGCTTCTCCAGCTACTCCCACCCCAAAGAACCCAGCCCTGGCCCACGAGGAGCCCCCAGGTCGGCCACACATGCCAGCAGAGCGCGAGCACCGCTATGGAAGCCCAGCAAGTTCCGGCCACGCCTCCCGCTCCCCTTACCCAGAGCTGCCTCTGAAGAAGGAAGTGAAGGTCAAGGAAGAGCCAGAGTTGACAGGCTTTGAGGGGGCGCTGCGCACAGGGCCCCCCTTTCACAGTACCCTGCATGTTTCCCACCCCCTGGGGACGCTGGCTGTGTTTGAGAGACCCCAGGCCGGGACTGGGGGGAGCGTCTCCCCATACTTGGTCGCTGCTGCCCCGCCCTCGGCTGCCTCCTATGCAGCGCTTGAAGCTTGGCGTGAGCCCTATCACCGGAGTCTGGAGTTGCATCCGCTACAGCGCCTGCCCCGCTACCTGGAGACCCCATcgcctgctgccactgctgctgaagACTACGAGCGGGCCCGGTTATATGGCCtggcccccccaccccaccctagcCTCATGGCGTATCCCCGCCACCAAAACGGGCTGCTGGCAAAAGCCACCCCCTCGGCTGCTGCCGCAGCTGCTGCTGTGGGTCTGCTGAGTGCCCCCCCACCTCTCATCCCTGCTTCAAACGCCCGGTCCTGCTCCCCTCGGCGGGCTCCTGACATCCGGGAACTGGCAGCCGCCTACAAGGACCGGGACTCGAGATAA